The DNA region TTATGCCCATTTCTTCCGGAATCCCCGCGCCCGAATTCGAATTGATGGATGATTCCAATACCCCGCGAAAACTTTCCGATTTTCGCGGGAAAAACGTGGTGCTTTATTTTTACCCCAAAGACGATACGCGCGGCTGTACGAAGGAAGCTTGTAACTTCCGCGACGATTATTCTGCGTATGAAAAGGCGGATGTAGTGATCCTCGGCGTCAGCCCGGATTCAGTCGAGTCGCACGTCAAGTTCAAAAAGAAATTCCAG from Anaerolineales bacterium includes:
- the bcp gene encoding thioredoxin-dependent thiol peroxidase; amino-acid sequence: MPISSGIPAPEFELMDDSNTPRKLSDFRGKNVVLYFYPKDDTRGCTKEACNFRDDYSAYEKADVVILGVSPDSVESHVKFKKKFQLPFPLLADDGHKVCDLYGVWGPKKFMGKEYEGVLRTTFLIDGEGNIKRVFEDVRPAEHSTELLAELGLA